A genome region from Bacteroidales bacterium includes the following:
- a CDS encoding nitroreductase, with amino-acid sequence MLELFKKRQSQRAYKDTPVEPEKIERILEAARLAPSACNAQPWKFIVVDDPELKNQIADATSAKLLGMNHWTKQAPVHIVIVEESANISSNVGSVIKRRHFPIMDIGIAASHISLQAAYEGLGTCFIGWFNEKRVKKLLNIPTGKRPQLIITIGYPDSEIREKIRKDKTKIVSYNSYK; translated from the coding sequence ATGCTTGAATTATTTAAAAAAAGACAGTCTCAACGTGCATATAAAGATACTCCTGTAGAGCCGGAAAAAATAGAACGGATATTAGAAGCTGCCAGACTTGCTCCTTCGGCTTGTAATGCACAACCATGGAAATTTATTGTGGTTGATGACCCAGAACTAAAGAACCAGATTGCCGATGCAACATCTGCCAAGCTGTTAGGCATGAACCACTGGACAAAACAAGCACCTGTACATATAGTAATTGTTGAAGAGAGCGCAAATATAAGTAGCAACGTGGGAAGCGTAATTAAACGTCGCCATTTCCCAATTATGGATATTGGCATAGCCGCTTCGCATATATCTCTACAAGCTGCATACGAAGGACTTGGCACATGCTTTATTGGATGGTTTAATGAAAAGAGAGTAAAAAAGTTACTAAATATTCCAACTGGAAAACGCCCTCAACTAATTATAACAATAGGTTATCCAGATTCAGAGATACGTGAAAAAATCAGAAAAGATAAAACTAAGATTGTGAGCTATAACAGCTATAAATAA
- a CDS encoding methylglyoxal synthase, producing MTKIKKIALVAHDNRKADMVEWVEWNWNKLIKYELICTGTTGKLVNETLSKKMDDESDAKISITRLKSGPLGGDQQLGALICEGRVDMLIFLWDPMTAQPHDVDVKALLRLATLYNIPTAVNRSTADFLISSMLIDSNYKPIIKDYGSYINRKIDIK from the coding sequence ATGACAAAAATTAAAAAAATTGCCCTTGTTGCCCACGACAACCGTAAAGCTGATATGGTTGAATGGGTAGAGTGGAATTGGAATAAACTAATAAAATATGAACTTATTTGCACTGGAACTACCGGAAAGTTGGTGAATGAAACACTTTCAAAAAAGATGGATGATGAATCAGATGCAAAAATATCAATAACACGTCTTAAATCGGGTCCACTAGGTGGTGACCAACAACTGGGTGCTTTAATTTGTGAGGGAAGAGTTGATATGCTGATATTTTTATGGGACCCTATGACTGCACAACCACACGATGTTGATGTTAAGGCTCTATTACGACTTGCCACACTCTACAATATCCCAACAGCCGTTAATAGGTCAACTGCCGACTTTTTAATAAGCTCTATGCTTATAGATTCAAATTATAAACCCATAATAAAAGATTACGGAAGCTATATAAATAGGAAAATTGATATAAAATAA
- a CDS encoding T9SS type A sorting domain-containing protein, with translation MKRLYTLLSMLFVVGFLNAQTITHSVVAAAGASHTNTETGYSMSWTLGEPVIGTLVSSDNTIIITQGFQQGPLGIVSINAIEFTSEIMVYPNPATSLVNIKVDGLSSGSLNLEIIDIHGRIRATRQGIMNDDIVTINTDNLNPGVYMLTFFSEGRTVKTVRLVKQ, from the coding sequence ATGAAGAGGCTATACACTTTACTATCAATGTTGTTTGTTGTCGGTTTTTTAAATGCGCAGACAATCACACACTCAGTAGTTGCTGCTGCGGGAGCAAGTCATACCAATACAGAGACTGGATACTCCATGAGTTGGACACTTGGTGAGCCTGTTATTGGAACTTTAGTTTCCAGCGACAACACGATTATTATTACCCAAGGATTTCAACAAGGTCCTTTAGGAATTGTTTCTATTAATGCTATTGAGTTTACATCTGAAATTATGGTGTATCCAAACCCTGCTACTAGTCTTGTAAATATCAAGGTAGATGGTTTAAGTAGTGGTTCCTTGAACCTTGAAATAATAGATATTCACGGACGAATTCGTGCAACGCGTCAAGGGATTATGAACGATGATATTGTAACCATAAACACTGATAATTTAAACCCAGGGGTTTATATGTTGACATTCTTTTCAGAAGGAAGAACTGTTAAGACTGTACGTTTGGTAAAACAGTAG